In Nocardia sp. NBC_00403, one DNA window encodes the following:
- a CDS encoding riboflavin synthase, which produces MFTGIVEELGEIVATERLADAARLTIKGKLVTSDAGHGDSIAVNGVCLTVVDVIDGDSFTVDVMQETLNRSSIGGLGAGSRVNLERAAALDSRLGGHLVQGHVDGTGTVLSRTPSENWEVVRISLPDAIARYVVEKGSITVDGISLTVSGLGLSEEPAVDGNRDWFEVSLIPTTLTMTNLGAATVGTTVNLEVDVIAKYVERLQQRG; this is translated from the coding sequence ATGTTCACAGGCATCGTCGAGGAGCTCGGCGAGATCGTCGCCACCGAGCGGTTGGCCGACGCCGCTCGACTGACGATCAAGGGCAAGCTGGTGACCTCCGATGCCGGACACGGAGATTCGATCGCCGTGAACGGAGTGTGCCTGACCGTGGTCGACGTGATCGATGGCGACTCGTTCACCGTCGACGTGATGCAGGAGACATTGAACCGCTCCAGCATCGGCGGCCTCGGCGCTGGCTCCCGGGTCAACCTGGAACGCGCGGCCGCGCTCGACAGCAGGCTCGGCGGACACCTCGTGCAGGGTCACGTCGACGGCACCGGCACCGTGCTCTCCCGCACGCCCTCGGAGAACTGGGAGGTCGTGCGGATCTCGCTGCCCGACGCGATCGCCCGCTATGTCGTGGAAAAGGGTTCGATCACCGTCGACGGCATCTCGCTGACGGTCTCCGGCCTCGGCCTTTCGGAGGAACCAGCGGTCGACGGCAATCGCGACTGGTTCGAGGTTTCGCTCATCCCGACCACCCTCACGATGACCAATCTCGGCGCCGCGACGGTGGGCACCACGGTCAATCTGGAAGTGGACGTGATCGCCAAGTACGTCGAGCGGCTCCAGCAACGCGGCTGA
- the rpe gene encoding ribulose-phosphate 3-epimerase — protein sequence MIAPSILSADFAHLADEVKAVEGADWLHVDVMDAHFVPNLTLGLPVVQSLLKVTDIPLDCHLMIDDPGRWAPPYAEAGAHNVTFHAEATDDPIAVARDIRAAGAKAGLSVKPNTPIEPYLEILREFDTLLVMSVEPGFGGQSFIAHVLEKARIVRRLVDAGELRLIVEIDGGINNDTIEAAAEAGIDCFVAGSAVYNTADPGATVAALRQRAAALRVQ from the coding sequence ATGATCGCCCCATCCATCCTCTCCGCGGACTTCGCGCACCTCGCCGACGAGGTCAAAGCTGTGGAGGGCGCCGACTGGTTGCATGTCGATGTGATGGACGCGCACTTCGTGCCGAACCTGACACTCGGGCTGCCCGTGGTGCAGAGCCTGTTGAAGGTGACCGATATTCCGCTGGACTGCCATCTGATGATCGATGACCCGGGCCGGTGGGCGCCGCCGTATGCCGAGGCGGGTGCGCACAATGTCACTTTCCACGCCGAGGCGACCGACGATCCGATTGCGGTGGCCCGCGACATTCGGGCGGCGGGTGCGAAGGCCGGACTCTCGGTGAAGCCGAACACGCCGATCGAGCCGTACCTGGAGATCCTGCGCGAGTTCGACACTCTGCTGGTGATGAGCGTGGAACCCGGTTTCGGCGGACAGTCCTTCATCGCGCACGTGCTGGAGAAGGCACGGATCGTGCGCAGGCTTGTCGACGCGGGTGAGCTGCGGCTGATCGTGGAGATCGACGGCGGAATCAACAACGACACGATCGAGGCGGCGGCGGAGGCCGGAATCGACTGCTTCGTCGCCGGATCCGCCGTCTACAACACGGCCGATCCCGGCGCCACGGTGGCCGCGCTGCGGCAGCGTGCCGCCGCGCTGCGCGTCCAGTAG
- a CDS encoding ATP-binding protein, which translates to MINISAEQGLYSTPVEIRVAASVTQLPIVRGLAETLVLLSDFTLDEVADIRLAVDEVCSTLIAVAAPDTSLHCRFTVGETELLVRVSGVAGSEGLPDQRSFGWHVLRTLTDVVEATQDSYDAAVSGYPTTVEFRRVRGKA; encoded by the coding sequence GTGATCAACATTTCGGCGGAACAGGGGCTTTACAGCACCCCGGTGGAGATTCGGGTAGCTGCGTCGGTGACACAGCTACCCATTGTGCGTGGGCTCGCCGAAACCCTCGTCTTGCTCAGCGATTTCACCCTGGACGAGGTGGCCGACATCAGGCTCGCGGTGGACGAGGTGTGCTCGACGCTCATCGCGGTCGCGGCGCCGGACACCAGCCTGCATTGCCGGTTCACCGTGGGTGAGACCGAGTTGCTGGTGCGGGTCAGCGGTGTGGCGGGCAGCGAGGGGCTACCCGATCAGCGCAGCTTCGGGTGGCATGTACTGCGCACGCTCACCGATGTGGTGGAGGCAACACAGGATTCGTACGATGCGGCCGTCTCCGGATATCCGACGACGGTGGAGTTCCGTCGGGTCCGGGGGAAGGCGTAG
- a CDS encoding RNA polymerase sigma factor SigF: MADENAVSDKRAESDESAVSDENMVSDETVVSGADEREEDEVEPARAEDSAEVAETLEEAGSSGGYDDVAALFEQLSASTPGTARHTALRAELIGRCIPLADHIARKFSGRGEPFDDLTQVARVGLVHAVDRFDISRGSNFLSFAVPTIMGEVRRYFRDNTWAMRVPRRVKETHLRIGAAIDSLSQSLGRSPTAKEIAAELDVDPDEVTQAVIAGNAYQPSSIDAASLGRDTEASLLDTLGEEESQFDRVEEYVAIRPLLAGLPERERRILTMRFFESMTQTQIAQRMGISQMHVSRILAKTLARLREQSARD; the protein is encoded by the coding sequence GTGGCGGACGAAAACGCCGTGTCGGACAAACGCGCCGAGTCGGACGAGAGCGCTGTGTCGGACGAAAACATGGTGTCGGACGAAACCGTGGTGTCGGGGGCCGACGAAAGAGAGGAGGACGAGGTCGAACCGGCTCGGGCGGAGGATTCCGCCGAGGTGGCCGAGACGCTCGAAGAGGCCGGGTCGAGCGGAGGGTACGACGACGTCGCCGCACTCTTCGAACAACTCTCCGCAAGCACACCGGGCACCGCGAGACACACCGCGCTGCGCGCCGAATTGATCGGCCGCTGCATCCCGCTCGCCGACCACATCGCCCGAAAATTCAGCGGACGCGGTGAGCCGTTCGACGATCTCACCCAGGTCGCCAGGGTTGGTTTGGTACACGCGGTCGACCGTTTCGATATCTCGCGCGGCTCGAACTTCCTGTCTTTTGCCGTGCCGACCATCATGGGCGAGGTCCGGCGCTATTTTCGTGACAACACCTGGGCGATGCGTGTGCCGCGCCGTGTCAAGGAAACACACCTGCGCATCGGCGCGGCCATCGATTCGCTGTCCCAATCGTTGGGCCGCTCCCCCACCGCGAAAGAGATCGCGGCCGAACTCGACGTGGATCCCGACGAGGTGACCCAAGCCGTCATCGCCGGCAACGCCTACCAGCCGAGCTCCATCGACGCCGCCTCACTCGGTCGCGACACCGAGGCCTCGCTGCTGGACACCCTAGGCGAGGAGGAATCCCAGTTCGACCGGGTGGAGGAATACGTCGCTATCCGCCCGCTGCTCGCCGGTCTGCCGGAACGCGAACGCCGCATCCTCACCATGCGGTTCTTCGAGTCGATGACCCAGACGCAGATCGCCCAGCGCATGGGCATTTCGCAGATGCACGTCTCCCGAATTCTGGCGAAAACCCTTGCCCGGCTCCGTGAGCAGTCCGCACGGGACTGA
- a CDS encoding RsmB/NOP family class I SAM-dependent RNA methyltransferase: MRGAGSTSGDRGAVKAGGAASDRARGGADRSGRPASKSAARQKDSNASRAGRDERAWAGSVDAVRLVALDVLRAVRERDAYANLVLPALLRERKISGRDAALATELAYGTCRSRGLLDAVIADGAGRPIDEIDGPLLDVLRLGVYQLLRTRIGAHAAVDTSVALARAEFGAGKAGFVNAVLRRAGEKSVDEWVDALAPRDPIGRLAFEFAHPTWIAQAFADALGAQAGELREVLAADDARPIVHLVARPGEITAEELALVTGGEEGRWSPYAVYLEGGDPGKLEPVREGMAAVQDEGSQLVALALTRAPLDGPDNGRWLDLCAGPGGKAALLGALAGIDGHRIDAIEPAEHRAELVRKAVHNLPVDVHVADGRSSGLAPGYDRILVDAPCTGLGALRRRPEARWRRTPSDVADLVVLQRELLAAAWELVRPGGVVVYSTCSPHLQETVAIVADAVRRTGATQLDARDLLPGVTGIGDGPGAQLWPHRHGTDAMFLAALRKPVE; the protein is encoded by the coding sequence GTGCGGGGTGCCGGGTCGACGAGTGGTGACCGGGGTGCGGTCAAGGCTGGCGGGGCGGCAAGCGATCGGGCGCGAGGCGGTGCCGATCGGTCCGGGCGCCCAGCGTCGAAAAGTGCGGCACGGCAGAAGGACTCGAATGCTTCGCGGGCCGGTAGGGACGAACGCGCGTGGGCCGGTTCGGTCGACGCGGTACGGCTCGTGGCGCTCGATGTGCTGCGCGCGGTTCGGGAACGCGACGCCTATGCAAACCTCGTGCTGCCCGCTCTGCTTCGGGAGCGCAAGATCTCCGGTCGGGATGCTGCGCTGGCCACCGAGCTCGCCTACGGCACCTGCCGGTCGCGGGGGCTGCTGGATGCGGTGATCGCCGATGGTGCGGGACGGCCGATCGACGAGATCGACGGTCCGCTGCTGGATGTGTTGCGGCTCGGTGTGTATCAGCTGCTGCGCACCAGGATCGGGGCCCATGCGGCGGTGGACACCTCGGTGGCGCTGGCGCGTGCCGAATTCGGTGCGGGCAAGGCGGGATTCGTCAACGCGGTGCTGCGCAGAGCAGGCGAGAAGTCCGTCGACGAGTGGGTCGACGCGCTCGCGCCGCGGGATCCGATCGGCCGGTTGGCCTTCGAGTTCGCGCATCCGACGTGGATTGCGCAGGCGTTCGCCGATGCCCTCGGCGCGCAGGCGGGCGAGCTGCGAGAGGTCTTGGCCGCCGACGACGCTCGCCCGATCGTGCATCTGGTCGCGCGCCCCGGTGAGATCACCGCGGAGGAATTGGCATTGGTGACCGGTGGTGAGGAGGGCCGGTGGTCGCCTTATGCGGTGTACCTCGAAGGCGGCGATCCCGGAAAACTGGAGCCGGTGCGCGAGGGCATGGCGGCTGTGCAGGACGAGGGTAGCCAACTGGTAGCGCTCGCACTCACCCGCGCACCGCTGGACGGCCCCGACAACGGCCGCTGGCTCGACCTCTGCGCAGGCCCAGGCGGTAAGGCTGCGCTGCTCGGTGCGCTTGCCGGCATCGACGGCCACCGCATAGACGCGATCGAGCCTGCGGAGCACCGCGCCGAACTCGTCCGCAAGGCCGTGCACAACCTGCCCGTCGACGTGCACGTCGCCGACGGTCGCAGCAGCGGCCTGGCCCCCGGTTACGACCGCATCCTGGTCGACGCACCGTGCACCGGCCTCGGCGCGCTCCGACGCAGGCCGGAAGCCCGCTGGCGTCGTACTCCGTCCGATGTGGCCGACCTGGTCGTCCTGCAACGCGAATTGCTAGCTGCCGCATGGGAACTCGTACGTCCCGGCGGCGTCGTGGTCTACTCCACCTGCTCCCCGCACCTGCAGGAGACCGTCGCCATTGTCGCCGACGCCGTCCGCCGCACCGGAGCAACCCAACTGGACGCCCGCGACCTCCTCCCCGGCGTCACCGGCATCGGCGATGGCCCCGGCGCGCAACTGTGGCCGCACCGCCATGGCACCGATGCGATGTTCCTCGCGGCACTGCGCAAACCGGTGGAGTAG
- the fmt gene encoding methionyl-tRNA formyltransferase: MRIVFAGTPEPAVPSLQRFIDSPRHEVVAVLTRPDAVAGRGRKVTRSPVGRLADEHGIPVLTPRRPAEPEFIEQLTALAPDCCPVVAYGALLPQQVLDIPRFGWINLHFSLLPAWRGAAPVQAAIDAGDEITGASTFQIEAGLDTGPIFGVVTEKIAVTDTAGALLERLAASGAHLLETTLDGVEDGTLQAVSQPNDGVSYAPKVAVEAGRIRWDMPALAISRRIRAVTPAPGAFTEIGGARVKLGPVEMVEEVLPPRTIEVRKSGVFVGTATTAVRLNQVQPQGKRMMAALDWARGARPQPGAVVE, translated from the coding sequence ATGCGCATCGTCTTCGCGGGCACACCCGAACCGGCGGTGCCGTCGCTGCAGCGATTCATCGATTCGCCGCGCCATGAGGTGGTTGCGGTGCTGACCCGCCCCGACGCGGTCGCCGGACGTGGGCGCAAGGTGACCAGGTCGCCGGTCGGCCGGTTGGCCGACGAGCACGGCATCCCGGTGCTGACCCCGCGCCGCCCGGCCGAGCCGGAATTCATCGAGCAGCTCACCGCGCTCGCGCCCGACTGTTGTCCGGTGGTCGCCTATGGTGCGCTGCTGCCGCAGCAGGTGCTCGATATTCCGCGGTTCGGCTGGATCAACCTGCACTTCTCGCTGCTGCCTGCCTGGCGCGGTGCGGCGCCGGTGCAGGCGGCGATCGACGCCGGTGACGAGATCACCGGCGCATCCACCTTCCAGATCGAGGCGGGCTTGGACACCGGACCGATCTTCGGCGTCGTTACCGAGAAGATTGCGGTGACCGACACGGCGGGAGCGCTGCTCGAGCGGCTCGCGGCTAGCGGCGCGCACCTGCTGGAGACCACCCTCGACGGTGTGGAAGACGGCACGCTGCAGGCTGTTTCGCAGCCGAACGACGGTGTCTCCTATGCCCCCAAGGTGGCCGTCGAGGCCGGGCGCATCCGCTGGGACATGCCCGCGCTCGCCATCAGCAGGCGGATCCGCGCGGTTACCCCGGCCCCCGGCGCGTTCACCGAGATCGGTGGCGCCCGCGTGAAACTCGGACCGGTCGAAATGGTCGAGGAAGTGCTGCCGCCGCGAACGATCGAGGTTCGCAAGTCCGGCGTTTTCGTGGGCACCGCCACCACCGCGGTCCGCTTGAATCAGGTCCAGCCGCAAGGCAAACGAATGATGGCGGCGCTCGACTGGGCCCGCGGTGCGCGCCCGCAGCCGGGCGCGGTGGTCGAATGA
- the def gene encoding peptide deformylase, which yields MTIQPVRLFGDPILRARAAEVTEFDRELRQLVADLTDTMHDDGGVGMAAPQIGVGLRVFVYDTGDAAGHLVNPTYVVDGEEEQVGPEGCLSIPGVRYDTRRALRVRASGFDMDGVPIEFAAEGLLARCVQHETDHLDGVLFLDRLDPAARKEAMRTIRESDWFTAGITVRSSRALGAGQAGPFGRGR from the coding sequence GTGACCATTCAGCCCGTTCGCCTCTTCGGCGACCCCATCTTGCGCGCACGTGCGGCGGAGGTCACCGAGTTCGATCGTGAGCTGCGCCAGCTCGTCGCCGACCTCACCGACACCATGCACGACGACGGCGGAGTCGGGATGGCCGCGCCGCAGATCGGCGTCGGCCTGCGGGTGTTCGTCTACGACACCGGCGACGCCGCAGGCCATCTGGTGAACCCGACATATGTGGTGGACGGCGAGGAAGAACAGGTCGGGCCGGAAGGGTGCCTGTCGATTCCCGGTGTGCGCTATGACACGCGGCGGGCGCTGCGGGTGCGCGCGTCCGGGTTCGACATGGACGGCGTGCCGATCGAGTTCGCGGCCGAGGGACTGCTTGCGCGGTGCGTGCAGCACGAGACCGATCACTTGGACGGTGTGCTGTTCCTGGACCGACTGGATCCGGCCGCGCGCAAGGAGGCAATGCGCACCATCCGCGAATCCGATTGGTTCACAGCGGGTATCACCGTGCGCAGTTCGCGCGCGCTCGGGGCCGGCCAGGCCGGTCCGTTCGGACGTGGTCGCTGA
- a CDS encoding sugar-binding protein: MAQGGAGGFGGRPSRRAVLASALAATWLVGDTSSSSVGRDVQRNTVDAARDPAHTDVLFVGAHPDDESSNLSTFGQWHEDLGWSIGVVTVTRGEGGGNAVGLEEGPELGLIREMEERQATAFAGVENIYYLDKPDFWYTLSAPLTARVWGEQDTMARLVRLVRLTTPHTIVVMDPRPFNQHGGHQLSARLGIEAFRLAGDPLVYPEQITDEGLTPWHPSRLLAQNYGFDSLLGPDAPQQRRTDPDTGLPVIGVWSGTRSREHNTTWAQVERDATRLYLTQGFAAKPAQVSSDPGQLGSDWFTVLAADGRFVQAAVHRQTGLKPLYAEFRDWADRAGLPWLANRVQPNYPPNPSTTIPAVAAAPVLNGVEGPGEYPGPELPLAVWEGGGGCAATAKLVRHDDDLYVLVNVTDDRKGAELAADDIKRHWRTDSIEIALDPRGDSDDTSTTLKTGILPYTAGRGGPAAERDADNHQGVAGEAVPGMQVAAMVTEPYRGYSIEVKIPLTGLPTAVDPTKFAMNILVYDSDTDDKTGQIRLAWSPFGSAQADPYVWGTATLVGYRQPADPLTTEVPPAIPQTAARSADSSASLAQTRRTGVPIAGGPRPRLAR; the protein is encoded by the coding sequence ATGGCGCAGGGGGGAGCGGGCGGCTTCGGGGGCAGGCCGAGTCGGCGTGCTGTCCTTGCCTCGGCCCTGGCAGCAACCTGGCTGGTAGGGGACACTTCCTCGAGCAGCGTTGGGCGGGACGTTCAGCGGAACACGGTGGACGCGGCGCGGGATCCGGCTCATACCGACGTGTTGTTCGTCGGTGCACATCCGGACGATGAATCGAGCAATCTGTCCACCTTCGGACAGTGGCACGAAGACTTGGGCTGGAGCATCGGCGTCGTCACCGTCACGCGTGGCGAGGGTGGCGGCAATGCCGTCGGACTGGAGGAAGGGCCGGAGTTGGGTCTGATCCGGGAGATGGAGGAACGCCAGGCGACCGCCTTCGCCGGGGTCGAGAACATCTACTACCTCGACAAGCCGGACTTCTGGTACACCCTCTCCGCGCCGCTGACCGCGCGCGTTTGGGGCGAGCAGGACACCATGGCCAGACTGGTGCGGCTGGTGCGGCTGACCACGCCGCACACGATCGTGGTGATGGACCCCCGGCCGTTCAACCAGCATGGCGGCCACCAACTCTCGGCACGTCTCGGCATCGAGGCGTTCCGACTGGCAGGGGATCCACTGGTGTATCCCGAGCAGATCACCGATGAAGGGCTGACGCCGTGGCATCCCAGCAGGCTTCTTGCCCAGAACTACGGGTTCGACTCGTTGCTCGGGCCAGACGCACCCCAACAGCGACGCACCGATCCCGACACCGGTTTGCCGGTCATCGGCGTGTGGTCCGGCACTCGCTCGCGCGAACACAACACGACTTGGGCGCAGGTCGAGCGCGACGCGACTCGGCTTTATCTGACACAGGGTTTCGCCGCGAAGCCTGCGCAAGTGTCGTCGGACCCAGGGCAGCTCGGTTCCGATTGGTTCACCGTGCTGGCCGCGGACGGTCGGTTCGTCCAGGCGGCCGTGCACCGGCAAACCGGACTGAAGCCGCTGTACGCCGAGTTCCGTGACTGGGCGGACCGCGCCGGGTTGCCGTGGTTGGCCAACCGGGTCCAGCCGAACTATCCACCGAATCCGAGCACCACGATCCCGGCCGTTGCGGCTGCGCCTGTCCTCAACGGCGTCGAGGGACCCGGGGAGTATCCGGGGCCGGAACTGCCGCTCGCCGTCTGGGAGGGTGGTGGCGGATGCGCGGCGACAGCGAAGCTGGTCAGGCACGACGACGACCTGTACGTGCTGGTCAACGTCACCGACGACCGAAAGGGCGCCGAACTGGCGGCCGACGACATCAAGCGGCATTGGCGCACCGACTCGATCGAGATCGCCCTCGACCCACGCGGCGACTCCGACGACACCTCGACCACCCTCAAGACCGGCATCCTGCCGTACACGGCAGGCCGAGGTGGCCCAGCTGCCGAGCGCGACGCCGACAATCATCAGGGTGTGGCGGGCGAGGCGGTGCCGGGGATGCAGGTGGCCGCGATGGTCACCGAGCCGTACCGGGGGTACTCGATCGAGGTGAAGATCCCGCTCACCGGGCTTCCCACAGCGGTCGATCCCACCAAGTTCGCGATGAACATCCTCGTCTACGACTCCGACACCGACGACAAGACCGGCCAGATCCGCCTGGCCTGGTCGCCATTTGGCAGCGCGCAGGCAGACCCCTACGTGTGGGGCACCGCAACACTCGTCGGCTACCGACAGCCAGCGGACCCCCTGACGACCGAGGTGCCGCCCGCCATTCCGCAGACCGCCGCGCGTAGCGCCGACTCGTCTGCGTCGCTGGCCCAGACCAGACGTACCGGAGTGCCGATCGCGGGCGGCCCGCGGCCCAGACTCGCACGCTAG
- a CDS encoding nicotinamidase, with amino-acid sequence MSRALIIVDVQNDFCEGGSVAVAGGAVLAERISEYLRVSDYAAITATRDYHIDPGAHFSDNPNFVDTWPPHCRAATPGADFHPNLNTAPIDEVFFKGAYAAAYSGFEGATKDGTGLADWLRNKGIDTVDVCGIATDHCVRATALDARVAGFDTRVLLGLSAGVSPASIDRALDELREAGVKIAVDIES; translated from the coding sequence ATGAGCAGAGCTCTCATCATCGTCGACGTACAGAACGACTTCTGCGAGGGCGGTTCGGTGGCCGTCGCAGGCGGGGCCGTGTTGGCCGAACGGATCAGCGAGTATCTGCGCGTCAGCGACTACGCCGCGATCACCGCCACCCGCGACTACCACATCGACCCCGGTGCGCACTTCTCCGACAACCCGAACTTCGTCGACACGTGGCCGCCACACTGCCGAGCCGCCACCCCCGGTGCCGACTTCCACCCGAACCTGAACACCGCGCCGATCGACGAGGTCTTCTTCAAAGGCGCCTACGCCGCCGCCTATTCCGGGTTCGAGGGCGCCACCAAAGACGGCACGGGCCTCGCGGACTGGTTACGCAACAAGGGAATCGACACCGTGGATGTCTGCGGCATCGCCACCGACCACTGCGTTCGCGCCACCGCCTTGGATGCCCGCGTCGCCGGGTTCGACACCCGGGTGCTCCTGGGTCTGTCCGCCGGCGTCTCCCCTGCCAGCATCGATCGGGCCCTGGACGAACTTCGTGAGGCGGGCGTAAAGATCGCCGTAGACATCGAGAGTTGA
- a CDS encoding haloalkane dehalogenase gives MRILRTPDERFAGLPGFPFEPHYVEVAAGDGTMLRVHYLDEGPPDGEVVLLLHGEPSWSYLYRRMIPALVAAGLRAIAIDLVGFGRSDKPADRDAYTYQAHVEWTWAAVEAIGLDGITLVCQDWGGLIGLRLVGEHSERFARVVAANTFLPTGDRHPGDAFLAWQRFSQETPNFQAGKIVNGACLTDLTPEVIAAYDAPFPDDTYKQGARQFPLLVPVSPEDPAAPANRAAWAALETFERPFLCAFSDSDPITRGGDKVLCSKIPGAAGHPPVTITSAAHFLQEDKSEELAAVVVDFVRATAR, from the coding sequence ATGCGGATATTGAGGACGCCCGACGAGCGGTTCGCAGGGCTACCCGGCTTCCCGTTCGAACCGCACTACGTCGAGGTGGCGGCCGGTGACGGGACCATGCTGCGGGTGCACTACCTGGACGAAGGCCCGCCCGATGGGGAGGTCGTGCTGCTGCTGCACGGCGAACCGTCCTGGTCGTACCTGTACCGGCGGATGATCCCGGCCCTGGTGGCGGCCGGCCTGCGCGCGATCGCGATCGACCTGGTCGGTTTCGGCCGCAGCGACAAGCCGGCCGACCGTGACGCCTACACCTACCAGGCTCACGTCGAGTGGACCTGGGCTGCGGTCGAGGCGATCGGCCTCGACGGGATCACCCTGGTGTGCCAGGACTGGGGTGGATTGATCGGTCTGCGCCTGGTCGGTGAACATTCCGAACGTTTCGCAAGGGTCGTCGCCGCGAACACGTTTCTGCCGACAGGTGACCGCCATCCCGGCGATGCGTTCCTGGCTTGGCAGCGCTTCAGCCAGGAGACGCCCAACTTTCAAGCCGGGAAGATCGTCAACGGTGCCTGCCTGACCGACCTCACCCCCGAGGTCATCGCCGCATACGATGCTCCGTTCCCTGACGACACTTACAAGCAGGGCGCCCGCCAGTTCCCGCTACTGGTTCCGGTCAGTCCGGAGGATCCTGCTGCGCCCGCCAACCGGGCCGCGTGGGCTGCCTTGGAGACCTTCGAGCGTCCGTTCCTGTGTGCTTTCTCGGACTCTGATCCGATCACCCGCGGCGGAGATAAGGTGTTGTGCTCGAAAATCCCTGGTGCCGCCGGACATCCACCGGTCACCATCACCTCCGCAGCGCACTTCCTCCAAGAGGACAAGAGCGAAGAACTCGCCGCAGTTGTTGTCGACTTTGTCCGCGCGACTGCGCGATAG
- a CDS encoding TIGR03618 family F420-dependent PPOX class oxidoreductase has product MTTLAQAAELARDENGLAVVSTLRSDDTIQSTVVNVGLLVHPVSGEPVLGFVTYGKVKLANLRVRPQVTTTFRRGWAWATVEGSAQIVGPDDPQPWIDAEGVRLLLRDVFTAAGGEHDDWDEYDRVMAAERRAVVLVEPSRVYSNGS; this is encoded by the coding sequence ATGACCACACTGGCACAGGCGGCGGAGCTCGCGCGTGATGAGAACGGGCTCGCCGTCGTCTCGACCCTCCGATCCGACGACACCATCCAGTCCACGGTGGTCAATGTCGGGCTGCTGGTTCATCCGGTGTCGGGCGAGCCGGTCCTGGGCTTCGTTACCTACGGCAAGGTGAAACTCGCCAATCTCCGTGTTCGACCGCAGGTAACCACTACCTTTCGGCGAGGCTGGGCATGGGCAACGGTCGAGGGCAGCGCCCAGATCGTCGGTCCCGACGATCCTCAGCCATGGATCGACGCCGAGGGGGTGCGCCTGCTTCTGCGCGATGTGTTCACGGCCGCCGGTGGTGAGCACGACGACTGGGACGAGTACGACCGGGTGATGGCAGCGGAACGTCGCGCCGTAGTTCTCGTCGAACCGAGTCGCGTCTACAGCAACGGCAGCTAG